A region of Pseudomonas sp. Marseille-Q3773 DNA encodes the following proteins:
- the fdnG gene encoding formate dehydrogenase-N subunit alpha, whose amino-acid sequence MDLNRRQFFKVAAVGLGGSSLAALGMAPTPAFAEQVRHFKLAHTKETRNTCPYCSVGCGLIMYSQGDAGKNVKQNIIHIEGDADHPVNRGTLCPKGAGLLDFIHSPSRLQYPEVRKPGSKEWVRVSWDEALDRVAELMKQDRDANFIEKNAQGQTVNRWLTTGFLAASAASSEAGYLTHKVIRATGMLGFDNQARVUHGPTVASLAPTYGRGAMTNHWSDIANANLVLVMGGNAAEAHPCGFKWVTEAKAHNKARLIVVDPRFTRTASVADYYAPIRTGTDIAFMGGLINYLLSNDKIQHEYVRNYTDVSFIVKESYGFEDGLFSGYDEAKRVYADKSGWGYELGEDGFAKVDPTLQHPRCVFQLMKQHYSRYTPELASMTCGMPQDAMLKIWEEIATCSVPGKTMTILYALGWTQHSIGAQIIRSAAMVQLLLGNVGMPGGGVNALRGHSNIQGLTDLGLLSNSLPGYLTLPGDAEQDYAAYIDKRASKPLRPGQLSYWQNYGKFHVSLMKAWYGANATAENNWGYDWLPKLDVPAYDVLRMFEMMGQGKVNGYLCQGFNPIAALPDKNRVTAALGKLKWLVIMDPLATETSEFWRNAGPFNDVDTASIQTEVIRLPTTCFAEEDGSLVNSSRWLQWHWKGADGPGETRTDVHIMSELFLRLRQRYQAEGGAYPDALMNISWPYKIPEEPSPEELAREMNGWAVTDVTDPTGAVIKAGQQLAGFGQLKDDGSTASGCWIFAGCWTEQGNQMARRDNSDPYGMHQVQNWAWAWPANRRILYNRASSDPQGKPWDAEKKRLVWWNGKAWTGTDVPDFKVDSPPEAGMNPFIMNPEGVARFFAIDKMAEGPFPEHYEPFETPIGINPLHPQNKKATSNPAGRIFDSVWDTLGKHEEFPYAATTYRLTEHFHFWSKHCRLNAIAQPEQFVEIGEVLANEKGIKAGDRVRVSSKRGHIEAVAVVTKRIRPLKVNNQTVHQIGIPLHWGFTGTTRHGYLTNTLVPFLGDGNTQTPESKSFLVKVEKL is encoded by the coding sequence ATGGATCTGAACCGTCGGCAATTCTTCAAGGTCGCCGCCGTCGGCCTTGGAGGCTCGAGCCTTGCGGCGTTGGGCATGGCCCCGACACCGGCATTCGCCGAGCAGGTGCGTCACTTCAAGCTGGCGCATACCAAAGAAACCCGTAACACCTGCCCCTACTGCTCGGTCGGCTGCGGCCTGATCATGTACAGCCAGGGCGATGCGGGCAAGAACGTCAAACAGAACATCATCCATATCGAAGGTGACGCCGACCACCCGGTCAACCGCGGCACCCTGTGCCCGAAAGGCGCCGGCCTGCTGGACTTCATTCACAGCCCGAGCCGCCTGCAGTACCCCGAGGTACGCAAGCCGGGCAGCAAGGAATGGGTGCGGGTCAGCTGGGACGAGGCGCTCGACCGCGTCGCCGAGCTGATGAAGCAGGACCGCGACGCCAACTTCATCGAGAAGAACGCCCAGGGGCAAACGGTAAACCGCTGGCTCACTACCGGTTTTCTCGCTGCTTCCGCCGCCTCCAGCGAGGCCGGCTACCTGACCCACAAGGTCATCCGCGCAACAGGCATGCTGGGGTTCGATAACCAGGCACGTGTCTGACATGGCCCGACGGTGGCAAGTCTTGCCCCGACGTACGGCCGTGGCGCCATGACCAACCACTGGTCCGATATCGCCAACGCGAATCTGGTCCTGGTGATGGGAGGCAACGCAGCAGAAGCGCATCCGTGCGGCTTCAAGTGGGTGACCGAGGCCAAGGCGCACAACAAGGCGCGGCTGATCGTGGTCGACCCGCGGTTCACCCGTACCGCTTCGGTGGCGGACTACTACGCGCCGATCCGCACCGGTACCGACATCGCCTTCATGGGCGGGCTGATCAACTACCTGCTGAGCAACGACAAGATCCAGCACGAATACGTGCGCAACTACACCGACGTGTCGTTCATCGTCAAAGAGAGCTATGGCTTCGAGGATGGGCTGTTCAGCGGCTACGACGAAGCCAAGCGTGTGTATGCCGACAAGTCCGGCTGGGGCTACGAGCTGGGTGAGGACGGTTTCGCCAAGGTCGACCCGACCCTGCAGCACCCGCGTTGCGTGTTCCAGCTGATGAAGCAGCACTACAGCCGCTATACCCCGGAACTGGCCAGCATGACTTGTGGCATGCCGCAGGACGCCATGCTGAAGATCTGGGAAGAGATCGCCACCTGCTCGGTACCGGGCAAGACCATGACGATTCTCTACGCGCTCGGCTGGACGCAGCACTCGATTGGTGCGCAGATCATCCGCAGTGCGGCCATGGTCCAGTTGCTGCTGGGCAACGTCGGCATGCCCGGTGGCGGGGTCAACGCCTTGCGCGGACATTCCAACATCCAGGGCCTGACCGACCTCGGGCTGTTGTCCAACTCGCTGCCGGGCTACCTGACCCTGCCCGGCGATGCCGAACAGGACTACGCCGCCTACATCGACAAGCGTGCCTCCAAGCCATTGCGCCCGGGCCAGCTGTCGTACTGGCAGAACTACGGCAAGTTCCACGTCAGCCTGATGAAGGCCTGGTATGGCGCCAACGCCACGGCAGAGAACAACTGGGGTTATGACTGGCTGCCCAAGCTCGACGTGCCGGCTTACGATGTGCTGCGCATGTTCGAAATGATGGGCCAGGGCAAGGTCAACGGCTACCTCTGTCAGGGCTTCAACCCGATTGCTGCGCTGCCGGACAAGAACCGTGTCACCGCTGCCCTGGGCAAGCTCAAGTGGCTGGTGATCATGGACCCGCTGGCCACCGAGACTTCGGAGTTCTGGCGCAACGCCGGGCCATTCAACGACGTCGACACGGCCAGTATCCAGACCGAAGTGATCCGCCTGCCCACTACCTGCTTCGCCGAGGAGGACGGTTCGCTGGTCAACAGCAGCCGCTGGCTGCAGTGGCACTGGAAGGGCGCCGACGGCCCGGGCGAGACCCGCACCGACGTGCATATCATGAGCGAGCTGTTCCTGCGCCTGCGCCAACGCTACCAGGCCGAGGGCGGCGCCTACCCGGACGCGCTGATGAACATCAGCTGGCCATACAAGATTCCCGAAGAGCCATCCCCGGAGGAACTGGCCAGGGAAATGAACGGCTGGGCAGTGACCGACGTCACCGACCCGACCGGCGCAGTGATCAAGGCCGGCCAGCAACTCGCGGGCTTCGGCCAACTGAAGGACGACGGCAGCACCGCGTCCGGCTGCTGGATCTTCGCCGGCTGCTGGACCGAGCAGGGCAACCAGATGGCTCGCCGCGACAACAGCGACCCGTACGGCATGCACCAGGTGCAGAACTGGGCCTGGGCCTGGCCGGCCAACCGCCGCATCCTCTACAACCGTGCCTCCAGCGACCCGCAAGGCAAGCCGTGGGACGCCGAGAAGAAGCGCCTGGTATGGTGGAACGGCAAGGCCTGGACTGGCACCGACGTGCCCGACTTCAAGGTCGACTCGCCACCCGAGGCGGGGATGAACCCGTTCATCATGAACCCCGAGGGGGTGGCACGTTTCTTCGCCATCGACAAGATGGCCGAAGGGCCGTTCCCCGAGCACTACGAGCCGTTCGAGACGCCGATTGGTATCAACCCGCTGCATCCACAGAACAAGAAGGCCACCAGCAACCCGGCCGGGCGGATCTTCGATTCGGTATGGGACACCCTCGGCAAGCACGAGGAGTTCCCATATGCGGCGACCACCTACCGGTTGACCGAGCACTTCCACTTCTGGAGCAAGCACTGCCGGCTCAATGCCATCGCCCAGCCCGAGCAGTTCGTCGAGATCGGCGAGGTACTGGCCAACGAGAAGGGCATCAAGGCCGGCGACCGGGTACGGGTGTCGAGCAAGCGCGGGCATATCGAGGCGGTGGCGGTGGTGACCAAGCGGATTCGCCCGCTCAAGGTCAACAACCAGACCGTGCACCAGATCGGCATCCCGCTGCACTGGGGCTTCACCGGGACTACGCGGCACGGCTACCTGACCAACACCCTGGTGCCGTTCCTCGGTGACGGCAACACGCAGACGCCGGAGTCCAAGTCGTTCCTCGTCAAAGTGGAGAAACTCTGA
- the fdxH gene encoding formate dehydrogenase subunit beta: MASQDIIARSATTTVPPSVRQQQEVAKLIDTTKCIGCKACQVACSEWNELRDEVGHNHGTYDNPQDLTAETWTLMRFTEHERDDGNLEWLIRKDGCMHCAEPGCLKACPSPGAIIKHANGIVDFNQDHCIGCGYCITGCPFNIPRISQKDHKAYKCTLCSDRVTVGLEPACVKTCPTGAIVFGSKDEMKVHAAERIVDLKSRGYDKAGLYDPDGVGGTHVMYVLHHADTPKLYAGLPDQPVISPLVGLWKGITKPLALLAMGAAVLAGFFHYVRVGPQRVAEDEHPVPPDESVHQVDPSVHVYDPTRPAGQEEQRP; the protein is encoded by the coding sequence ATGGCCAGCCAAGACATCATCGCCCGCTCGGCCACCACCACCGTACCGCCTTCGGTACGCCAGCAGCAGGAAGTTGCCAAGCTGATCGACACCACCAAGTGCATCGGCTGCAAGGCCTGCCAGGTGGCGTGTTCGGAGTGGAACGAACTGCGTGACGAGGTCGGCCACAACCACGGCACCTACGACAACCCCCAGGACCTCACCGCCGAGACCTGGACCCTGATGCGCTTCACCGAGCACGAGCGCGACGACGGCAACCTGGAGTGGCTGATCCGCAAGGACGGCTGCATGCATTGCGCCGAGCCAGGGTGCCTGAAGGCCTGCCCAAGCCCCGGCGCGATCATCAAGCACGCCAACGGCATCGTCGATTTCAACCAGGATCACTGCATCGGCTGCGGCTACTGCATCACCGGCTGCCCGTTCAATATCCCGCGGATCTCGCAAAAGGACCACAAGGCGTACAAGTGCACCCTGTGTTCCGACCGTGTGACCGTGGGCCTGGAGCCGGCCTGTGTGAAAACCTGCCCGACCGGGGCGATCGTGTTCGGCAGCAAGGACGAGATGAAGGTGCATGCCGCCGAGCGCATCGTCGACCTCAAGTCGCGGGGCTACGACAAGGCCGGGTTGTACGACCCGGACGGCGTCGGCGGTACCCATGTGATGTATGTGCTGCACCATGCCGACACGCCGAAGCTGTACGCCGGCCTGCCGGACCAGCCGGTGATCAGCCCGCTGGTAGGGCTGTGGAAGGGCATTACCAAGCCGCTGGCGCTGCTGGCAATGGGCGCGGCAGTACTGGCCGGGTTTTTCCACTATGTGCGGGTCGGGCCGCAGCGCGTGGCGGAGGACGAGCACCCGGTACCGCCGGACGAGAGCGTGCATCAGGTGGACCCGTCCGTGCATGTCTATGACCCGACCAGGCCCGCTGGGCAGGAGGAGCAGC